A region from the Acidiferrobacter sp. SPIII_3 genome encodes:
- the grpE gene encoding nucleotide exchange factor GrpE produces the protein MTEQVMAHNDTMTGDTESGTETKTPAREEPQAAPAAEDPATLAAELERARAELAENRERLLRVAAEAENTRRRAEQDAATARKFALERFATELLPVRDSLERARAVDRDTAGQALEALFAGVDLTLQLMDSVLEKFAITVIDPAGARFNPDQHQAMSMVESEDVPANHVVEVVQKGFLLNDRLLRPALVVVAKSKS, from the coding sequence ATGACGGAGCAGGTGATGGCGCACAACGACACAATGACGGGCGACACGGAGTCCGGGACGGAGACAAAGACACCGGCGCGCGAGGAGCCGCAAGCGGCGCCCGCGGCCGAAGACCCGGCGACACTGGCAGCCGAGCTCGAGAGGGCGCGCGCCGAGCTTGCCGAGAACCGCGAACGGCTTTTGCGGGTCGCTGCGGAGGCCGAGAACACCAGGCGGCGCGCCGAGCAGGACGCCGCGACCGCGCGCAAGTTCGCCCTGGAGCGCTTCGCGACTGAGCTCTTACCGGTGCGCGACAGCCTCGAGCGCGCGCGCGCCGTGGATCGCGATACCGCCGGCCAGGCCCTGGAGGCGCTCTTTGCCGGCGTGGACCTGACCTTGCAGCTGATGGATTCGGTACTCGAGAAGTTTGCGATCACGGTGATCGACCCCGCCGGGGCGCGATTCAATCCGGACCAGCATCAGGCCATGTCCATGGTCGAGAGCGAGGATGTGCCGGCCAATCACGTCGTGGAGGTCGTGCAAAAAGGGTTTTTATTGAACGACAGGCTTTTGAGGCCGGCCCTGGTGGTGGTCGCCAAGTCCAAGTCCTGA